Proteins from one Dromiciops gliroides isolate mDroGli1 chromosome 6, mDroGli1.pri, whole genome shotgun sequence genomic window:
- the LOC122732968 gene encoding 60S ribosomal protein L27-like, with protein MGKFMKPRKVVLVLARRYSGHKAVIVKNIDDGTSDMPYSHALVAGIDHYPRKVTAAMGKKKIAKRSKIKSFVKVYNYNHLMPTRYSVDIPLDKTVVNKDVFCDPSLKRKARREAKVKFEERYKTGKNK; from the coding sequence ATGGGCAAGTTCATGAAACCCAGGAAGGTGGTGCTGGTCCTAGCCAGGCGGTACTCCGGGCACAAAGCCGTCATCGTCAAGAACATTGATGATGGGACATCCGACATGCCCTACAGCCATGCCTTGGTGGCAGGCATCGACCACTACCCTCGAAAGGTGACTGCAGCAATGGGCAAAAAGAAGATTGCCAAGAGATCGAAAATCAAGTCCTTCGTGAAAGTTTATAACTACAACCACCTCATGCCCACCAGATACTCTGTGGATATCCCATTGGACAAAACAGTTGTCAACAAGGATGTGTTCTGTGACCCTTCGCTAAAACGGAAGGCGAGAAGGGAGGCCAAGGTCAAGTTTGAGGAGAGGTACAAGACAGGCAAAAACAAGTGA